The Pecten maximus chromosome 17, xPecMax1.1, whole genome shotgun sequence DNA segment ATACAAAACATTACGGACTAGCTTAAATAGGATGAGTTAGATACTCTTCAATTCTGCAAGATAATAGATTTGTAGAACATTCTGATTTGTATTTTATCAGTGTTAGAAACTTAACTCTTTCTCGTGGTTGTGTCTGTCAGTTGACTTGGAATCGCCACTGCACTACCGCCTCCTAAAGTTTGAAATAAACTGAAGAATTCTGTTGGAAACATTAAAGACTGAAATGTTACAGTTTTTCTTTCTGTCGGTTTCTGTTCTGATACTGCTTTCTTCGTGTTTTTACCTTTTGTGTTGACAACTGGGCTTTCCCTTGGTTTGATGACCGTCGCTTCTTTTCTTCTGCCCGATTTGGTATTTTGTAAAGACGATTTGTCGATTGTATGTGAAGAAAGAGGTGTTTGTAAAACTCTTTTCTCTACTAAAGGTTTTAAAGGTCCTTGCTTTGCAGATGAAATGGATGGTTTTTCACGCATAGCATCTGCAGACAGAGGACTATTTAACGCTGATTGCATCTTAGGATCTACTGGTCTCCCAGCTGTGGATGATGTGCGTTCCATTGGCGGATGTGCATTTCGAATTGCTGTATCTAGATTTTGTATTATGTTGTCTATAACAGCTTCTGCCTGTGCGTTTCCCACGGATGGTTGACCAGGAGCGTTTGGAacggccaggttgttttcatgCGCTTGCACAACAGGCAATGAATTTGACAGTCCTTGGTTGATGACGGGCACCTGTTCTGTCCGGACAATCAGGGACTCGGAAGGAACGTTTCTGACCACTGGAGCCATTCTTTGGGCGTTCTGAGCCGGACTGTTCAGAGGGGGTGCAATTCTCTCTGATTGTCGCCTTTGTGGCATCGGGGATCCAGAAGAGGACCCTCTACGATTCATTCCACTGAAAACGTCTGATGGCGAATCGTTACTAGCCGGAGGTGAATTGTTTATAGGGGGTAAGCGACTAGGGGATTGACGCCTGGGGGGTCTGGGTGATCCGGAGGAAGGCCTGCGGCGGTTCAGTCCTTCAAATAATGACGACGGTGCGTCGTTGCTATTAGACCTTCCACTTTCTGCTGGTCCGCCATTAGGCGGCTGACGCCTCGATGGTCCTGATGGTCTCCGTCGGTTCATACCTGCAAATATAGACGATGGAGCGTCATTGCTATTCGATCTTCCGCTGTCTGATGGTCTTCCAAAAGATGAAGGACGTCTGGATGGCATTGGTGACCTATTGGAATTCCCGCGACGATTCATACCACTAAATATACTTGATGGTGGTTCAACTTGTCCTTGCACTGAAGATGTGGGAGGCTCCGGCCGTGATGTTCTTCGCCGTGGTGGCATAGGTGATAGTTCTGGAGATGAACTTGATGACCCCGATGAACTCTCTATCTGGTTCGACAGCTCATTGAACATGTTTGATATCTGCTGATTATTGCTTCTTCCAAGTGTCGCCCGCTGGTCTTGTGGTAATGAACCAAGGTCAGACAAATCAAAAGTTCCTATGGGATCTGCCTGCCTACCTCCTGTTGTGGGAATTCGGGAAGGCATTTGAGGTATAGATGGTGAATCAGCGAAACCACTTATTTGACCAAGCGGCCCAGACGTTCTAGAACCTGTGTTTCTTGTCTGAGATTGCCTTAGCTCTCTGTCCCTCTCAGCTCTAGCTCTATTTATCTCTTCTGCTGTAGCGACCCGAcctttaaatttgttttgatatccaTCCCAGTAACCGGGACATTTGACCACCTCCCTGGTTAGTTTATGTATAAACTGGGGCTTACATCCACCACAATTATCGACACTGCAATATAAACGACATTTGATTGTAGTAAATCCTTccatacatataaaacatataaatagtACAACTATTACAATAGATTACATTGAAACGATATACATATCTGCATATGATAGATGACAGGTACAGCATACTAAAGGAAAAGATGATACTTAggtatttatcaatataacaatgtatggAGAAGGACACACTATATTACCATAGTCCTTTATA contains these protein-coding regions:
- the LOC117315483 gene encoding uncharacterized protein LOC117315483 isoform X2; protein product: MCNIMDVKYCTVLIGIVLTIITDCVLSQSVNNTGCVSNSWHKRWKSCYMKHCGSNPGTCVTSLGTPVCKRVKDSCGMCVKRWFVDKQVIECERTARSRECPPNVLLRNCPRSLCDAGCPDAQFNVSTCRVNRCGECLAEYFVEGLWMMCPSQLFFPNAGNNELTGLTFFHPEVVGGSVMTGEAATSSVAAAGRQRLALPSIARSVSSSDSFRSAGPGDIPEPIVCPRGLTQRTCPNMCQNLRCTNYPEAVCRVNHCGRCRTEFYVGELRVNCRGQKCKPGVQYFHTCNSCAYNYCHNHPTAECRMDACGKCKSSFWLNNNKVSCTEQNIIDTCPDRTKQRYVCDSRVCVFDTCPQNSTVACVVDNCGGCKPQFIHKLTREVVKCPGYWDGYQNKFKGRVATAEEINRARAERDRELRQSQTRNTGSRTSGPLGQISGFADSPSIPQMPSRIPTTGGRQADPIGTFDLSDLGSLPQDQRATLGRSNNQQISNMFNELSNQIESSSGSSSSSPELSPMPPRRRTSRPEPPTSSVQGQVEPPSSIFSGMNRRGNSNRSPMPSRRPSSFGRPSDSGRSNSNDAPSSIFAGMNRRRPSGPSRRQPPNGGPAESGRSNSNDAPSSLFEGLNRRRPSSGSPRPPRRQSPSRLPPINNSPPASNDSPSDVFSGMNRRGSSSGSPMPQRRQSERIAPPLNSPAQNAQRMAPVVRNVPSESLIVRTEQVPVINQGLSNSLPVVQAHENNLAVPNAPGQPSVGNAQAEAVIDNIIQNLDTAIRNAHPPMERTSSTAGRPVDPKMQSALNSPLSADAMREKPSISSAKQGPLKPLVEKRVLQTPLSSHTIDKSSLQNTKSGRRKEATVIKPRESPVVNTKGKNTKKAVSEQKPTERKTVTFQSLMFPTEFFSLFQTLGGGSAVAIPSQLTDTTTRKS
- the LOC117315483 gene encoding uncharacterized protein LOC117315483 isoform X1; this translates as MCNIMDVKYCTVLIGIVLTIITDCVLSQSVNNTGCVSNSWHKRWKSCYMKHCGSNPGTCVTSLGTPVCKRVKDSCGMCVKRWFVDKQVIECERTARSRAECPPNVLLRNCPRSLCDAGCPDAQFNVSTCRVNRCGECLAEYFVEGLWMMCPSQLFFPNAGNNELTGLTFFHPEVVGGSVMTGEAATSSVAAAGRQRLALPSIARSVSSSDSFRSAGPGDIPEPIVCPRGLTQRTCPNMCQNLRCTNYPEAVCRVNHCGRCRTEFYVGELRVNCRGQKCKPGVQYFHTCNSCAYNYCHNHPTAECRMDACGKCKSSFWLNNNKVSCTEQNIIDTCPDRTKQRYVCDSRVCVFDTCPQNSTVACVVDNCGGCKPQFIHKLTREVVKCPGYWDGYQNKFKGRVATAEEINRARAERDRELRQSQTRNTGSRTSGPLGQISGFADSPSIPQMPSRIPTTGGRQADPIGTFDLSDLGSLPQDQRATLGRSNNQQISNMFNELSNQIESSSGSSSSSPELSPMPPRRRTSRPEPPTSSVQGQVEPPSSIFSGMNRRGNSNRSPMPSRRPSSFGRPSDSGRSNSNDAPSSIFAGMNRRRPSGPSRRQPPNGGPAESGRSNSNDAPSSLFEGLNRRRPSSGSPRPPRRQSPSRLPPINNSPPASNDSPSDVFSGMNRRGSSSGSPMPQRRQSERIAPPLNSPAQNAQRMAPVVRNVPSESLIVRTEQVPVINQGLSNSLPVVQAHENNLAVPNAPGQPSVGNAQAEAVIDNIIQNLDTAIRNAHPPMERTSSTAGRPVDPKMQSALNSPLSADAMREKPSISSAKQGPLKPLVEKRVLQTPLSSHTIDKSSLQNTKSGRRKEATVIKPRESPVVNTKGKNTKKAVSEQKPTERKTVTFQSLMFPTEFFSLFQTLGGGSAVAIPSQLTDTTTRKS